The Mustela erminea isolate mMusErm1 chromosome 6, mMusErm1.Pri, whole genome shotgun sequence genome includes a region encoding these proteins:
- the LOC116593579 gene encoding olfactory receptor 6C65-like: protein MKNQTSVKEFILLGLTNDPKLNILIFLFLFFIYILSLAGNLTIITLTLVDPHLKTPMYFFLRNFSFLEISFTTVCIPRFLVSILTGDMTISYNSCMAQVFFLILLGTTEFFLLTAMSYDRYIAICKPLHNTTIMDSRVSNQLVISSWLAGFLIIFPPVIMGLQLDFWDSNIIDHFTCDSSPMLSTSCTDTFLELMAFFLAVFTLMVTLILVVLSYVFILKTILRIPSAEQRRKAFSTCSSHMIVVSISYGSCIFMYVKTSAKEGVGLTKGIAVLNTSVAPMLNPFIYSLRNQQVKQSFKNLTNKCFSNKLSS from the coding sequence atgaaaaatcaaacatCTGTGAAAGAGTTCATTCTTCTGGGATTAACAAATGACCCAAaactaaatattttgatttttctatttctgtttttcatatatatactgAGTTTAGCTGGAAACCTGACAATTATAACCCTCACTCTGGTAGATCCTCACCTTAAAActcccatgtatttcttccttaggAATTTCTCTTTTCTAGAAATCTCATTCACAACAGTTTGTATTCCTAGATTTCTGGTCAGCATTTTAACGGGAGATATGACCATTTCTTATAATTCCTGCATGGCACAGGTGTTTTTCCTCATACTCCTTGGCacaacagaattttttcttttgactgcTATGTCTTATGATCGGTACATAGCTATCTGCAAGCCACTGCATAACACAACAATAATGGACAGCAGAGTCAGCAACCAGCTTGTAATTAGCTCTTGGCTAGCTGGATTTCTCATTATCTTTCCACCTGTGATCATGGGACTTCAACTGGATTTCTGGGACTCCAACATCATTGACCACTTCACTTGTGACTCTTCTCCTATGCTGTCGACCTCCTGCACAGACACATTCCTAGAGCTCATGGCATTCTTCCTGGCAGTATTCACACTCATGGTAACCTTAATATTAGTGGTTCTTTCCTATGTATTCATCCTTAAAACGATTCTGAGAATCCCTTCTGCTGAACAGAGGAGAAAGGCCTTTTCCACTTGTTCCTCACACATGATTGTTGTCTCTATTTCTTATGGAAGTTGCATTTTCATGTATGTCAAAACGTCAGCAAAAGAAGGAGTGGGTTTGACCAAGGGTATAGCTGTGCTCAATACCTCTGTTGCCCCAATGCTAAATCCTTTTATTTACTCCTTAAGGAACCAGCAGGTAAAGCAGTCTTTTAAGAACTTAACCAACAAATGCTTCTCAAATAAACTGTCATCATAG